A single genomic interval of Suncus etruscus isolate mSunEtr1 chromosome 12, mSunEtr1.pri.cur, whole genome shotgun sequence harbors:
- the GNLY gene encoding granulysin — protein MTTWVLAILIFALLATPGLAVSGMDPESMDLTKDHVHEGEWPWQELTQKDLQDDMLIEGWQVGITCSPCKKIIQKLKDMVGDDPTDDSINQALSPLCNKLKPLKSLCTKIVKKYVKPIAKDLAAGKSASDVCVDIKMCKPSEESVWKLDR, from the exons ATGACCACCTGGGTTCTAGCGATCTTAATATTTGCATTGTTGGCCACCCCAG GTCTGGCCGTTTCTGGTATGGACCCTGAGTCCATGGACCTGACAAAGGACCATGTGCATGAGGGAGAGTGGCCCTGGCAGGAGCTGACCCAGAAAGACCTCCAG GATGATATGCTGATCGAAGGCTGGCAGGTGGGCATCACCTGTTCGCCCTGTAAGAAGATAATACAGAAGCTGAAGGACATGGTGGGAGACGATCCCACTGAT GATTCCATCAACCAGGCACTGTCGCCACTGTGCAATAAGTTGAAGCCGTTGAAAAGCTTATGCACAAAAATTGTGAAGAAGTACGTAAAACCCATTGCTAAGGACCTCGCGGCAGGCAAGAGTGCCAGTGATGTCTGTGTGGACATTAAGATGTGCAAGCCTTCTGAAG AAAGCGTGTGGAAGCTGGATAGGTGA